The DNA segment AGAACAGAtttgttgaacaaaaaaaaacaatgaattaACATTAGTGGACCTTTGGAAATAAGATATAAGCCCATTTGAACGCAAGAAATTAAATGTGGATCAAATCTTGTCTATATGTAAGAAAGGCTTCAAACAACcgaggaaaaaaaaactggtGCAAACAACAATCGGGGACATGCTCACATGCATAGATTCTGATCCCTTATATAACAAATTCCATCGGAAACAAGTTATCATTTAACATGTTTTATCTGCTTCTGTGGTTTCAAATCAAAGTGTAGACGAACCATGTGGCTGACCTGCCTATAACTCATATTCTGATCTGGTAACTGAACACTAAATTAATATTCCTCTAACCGGTTGACCTAGCCGTACTAGAGTGAATAGTGTTATACTGTTATTAGTTATTACCcgaaacctaaaaatatctgAATGGACAAATGAATGTGTGGGTAAATTACAATGAGCAAAGGCCGACAATGGAGGAGGATGGACCAGGCCAGGGTGCTGGGCGATAAGGACGTCTCGACTAAAAGCCTAACCATCCTCCAAGCGTGGGTTCCCACAGCTGCTGGTCCCCGTTCACAATAGTATCACATTTCCTCTCTCACGAGGTTACACCCTCTTGCTTTACTACTATTCCCTCTTTATTCCTCcaacttttctttttctttttacaggTTCTTCATGAATCATGTCATGGAAATGAAAAACATAACTTATATATTGCTCTGTTTTGTATCTTACTCTTTGTTTCTTCTCACCGACGTGTTATTCCCTTCACATATACTCAGTTTATACACCCTTCtatatcgttttttttttagaattaacACTTCTATAAACTAACTCCCACGGAAGTTTATTATTTGAAACATctgatattttcaaatttttggtgTTTGGTACATTACATTACACATATAatccaaaataaatatacatttctatatatatatatgttatatactGAGTTGATGGTATACagaatatataatatgttcATGTGGCATGAGCATGCAGATTTAATGAATAAATGTACCATATTGCCATTTTATAGCATGTGTATGTCACCCAAAAAATGGTAAAATTAATTACTAATATGAATAAACACTGATTATGGTTGtcgtttttttttccaaatgttagtatattttttgattggtggtatttttgaaaagtggtatttcacttgtgGTATTTCTAACAATTTTTCAAGTTTAAAGCAGAATTTGAGTGTTTTTCTTTAATAGACCTTATTTTATTACCatatcttctctctttttttttctttagagcAAATCTTGATTATTTTATAAGTAACTACTGGGAGGCATTAGTAAAGTATTCTTTCTAGAATTTGTAAGTAACTAATGGGAGGCATGCAATAATGAAATTATTTGTTGCATTCTATAGGTCATCAATCATCATAGCTCCATAAAGATAGATGCTCTGTAATGGCATATAGTATTTTAGTGACAAGTGATGATACTCTTATCCATTTCAGTTAGATACATTCTCAAATCCACTAATCTGTTTTTTAGAAGTTGTCTTAGAACACCCACACTGATGTAGTTTTTCAGTAAGGTTCTAATCTCAACAATGTATTATCATAATTTAGTAATTTAATTAACTTTTGGTGTTTAAAGAGAATTGAACCGTTCATTTTCTAATGATTATCtcatgatattttatttataaaattcattTGTCTCtccaattaaaaagaaaaaggagaaacaCATGTATATTAATTGTTACCTTTGTTTTAAGAAACTAGGCGAGCGGATCCCACATTCATATCTCTTGCATATCTTATTCACAATGTCAATGAGGATAACACATACATTTCTAGAGATATTTCCTCATCCTCATTATGTTTTTGACATTTGATATTCAGACGCATCATAGTGTTTGTGCCTTGTCCCATTGATTTGACAACGTTAACAAAGTTTTAGAAGTCGTTAACTCTATTAACAATAACCCCTATATCAAATGACTTCACATTCAACTGTGTTATTAGCTAACTTAAAAATAGACATTCAAATGAAGCGTTGGTTAACAGTCATCGATGTTACTGATTTTGTTAACCCCCCGCTAAATTGAGTGTGTAAATACAAGAACGACGGTGCGTCTTAACATTAACCTGAGATCAGTGATTTGTTTGTGTATTTTTAAGATATTCCCAAAAAATCATGtatattagaaaaagaaaattaaattttggtgAATTTTTACACAAATTGTTACCTAAAACTAATGTAAAGAATGCAAGTATTCTGCTTTGTTGAAAATCACAAAAAGGGGTATTCTAGTTGTTCACCACGAACAGACCTGAAGCCCCCATCACTTTCAAATAAACGTATTCTGATTGGTTTAAACCACTATAGCAGGATAATTACTGGAAAAAGAATAGAAACTTGCACTTAATCGATGATTACTTCCAATTATTAATTTGTTCGGGAACTAATGGCCTCCTAGgtctaaattattttatattatcttcACATGTAACGTGCCTATATAACGAGAATATGATTCCCTAAGATTCATGCATAAGCACAAATTTAATCGGGGAATTCTAGTTGGATCATGGAACGTTATACGGAAACTAAACTTGTTAGGTTCAGTTCCAATAGTAAAGGAAACCATTAAATTCTAAAGATTTAATCTTCTAAATTACAAAGTTAATATATACTCTATACAATTACAGAAATGTAGATAATCTCCACCACAACTTTTGTTGTGTATGTGCGTGTATATGCACAATGGTAGAAATGTAGATGATAGTTTATCTCAATAGATTAATGTAAGAGGGGAATTAGGTTGGAATATTATAATGTCTCAACAATTGCTGGCTTGGATGCTTTAAAAAAGTTTTGCCTTAGAAATTCCTTTTTACTCTACttaatgatatatatttactaaacATAATACTAGTGGACACATCAAAGaacaatataaaaatagtaatgaataaatcaaagaaaaataagaagaaaggaGAAAGAATGTGGAAATGGAGAAGTGATTGGAAACTAATGGAATATCCGTTTCCTCCTTTAACATGGTGGAAGCTGACTCCAAACCCAACCTCCATTACTCTACTGATTCTATCATTTCATTTCATAGCCAGTATATATTCCAAATAGTACTATACAGTTATTGTATGTTATATATGTTGTTAAGAATTTCACATTTAAATGTGTTTTGTAATActatatagagtaaaatataaatgatgtatgatttaaaatctaaaacccatgaatttttttttttttgaattatacagaggtatcctgatcccacagaagtgatccagactagtcacgtgttgctacgtgtcggtcctctgtccctgacgataaaaaaatgaaatgctACAGAAAATGCTAGAGGATTATCATATACTATGTAGTTAAGAAAGATAACCATAATAGGTGAAACGTCATGCACAATCCAATGCGTTAAACAATAATTCCCTTACTATCTTCTATAAATGGCCCTCACAACACAATCCTTTCTCCCACACCACTTTATtactaaaactaaaaaacaaaaaacatttctTTTGTTTACTCTGAACAAACACATGCAGACAATGGAAGGAAGACAATACTACCAAAATCCTGAAGGAAACAATCATAGCTCTTCAATGGTGGTGCCACACTCGCCGTGGCACTCTCCGGTTCCTTATCTCTTCGGTGGTTTGGCCGCCATGCTAGCCCTCATCGCCTTCTCTCTTCTCATTCTCGCTTGTTCCTACTGGCGACTCACTGGCTCGGCTGAGAGAGATCTCGAGGCCGGAGATGATGCCAAACCCGAAGGGGACACTCACAAGACCAAGACCACAGAGTTGCCAGAGAAGTTTCTCGTCATCATGGCAGGAGACGTCAAACCCACGTACCTGGCTACGCCGGCGAACCGGTCTGAGCAAAGCTGTACTTGTGGTGACCACAAGGAAGAGGCTGGTAGTAATCAGGTGTTGCGGCAGAGCACCGGAACTTGAAAACAGAACAATCATTACGCGGACGTTAGAGGAGCGGATGGGATAAAACTGggttttatttcattatttttgtCTGATTAAAACGATGTTTATGCATCATTCGTGTGGTTTTACTTCTTTTTAATCTTTGcttcatattaaattttatgagAACTTGAATAGATGATTAGTAACTACTAAATGAAAAATTGATGCTTAAGTTAATACTTATGAGCTGTTCGTCTTCATACATCATTATTACTTAGTTACGTTGGATCGATGCCGATGGTAGTTCGATCGTTACTAGAGAATCGGCCAAGTGAACAAAAATGTAGGGAACTAGCAACAACGACATGTGCCATATATTATGCTGATCTTGATACGTTTGTGTCAACGTTGTGGCGAGCCGAAGTGGTTCATGATTCTCTCTTTGCACCTTTCTCCCAGATTCCTAAATAGTATATGGATAACTATCAtcaagttttatttaaaaaaaaagaacaaatagccctaaatacatttatatttttcggAATATATATGATCTTTAATTATAACCTTTCACTGAAATGAAGGAGTACTAACATTATCGCtggacaaaaagaaaaagtatgATCCTTTGGAGTTTGGATGAACCACAGAACCAGTACAATGTGAATAGTGACTACAACGACAGAACGACTAAATTGACCGACTGTTTTAGACTAGGGCTATTAGACACTGGTAGTGTCACGTGTGTACCGTGTACGTCATTTCCTTTCCTTGTCCAGTTCTTACTATGTTTATGTGAACATATGAAACAAACGAGTTCCCAACTGAAAAAAGCAAACAATAATGGTTAAAGAAACCGTGTTAAAGTCTTGTGAACTCTTTGACATCAACAGATTCTCTAGACATATCGTGGACTCTACTCAGAAGAGAGGTTAGCTTTGGGCCTTTAGTAGGACCAGTCTGGATAGATCCGTCATCTTGACAAAACCCAGTCTAAATCACATCTAATTCAAGATCGTTTAGTTTTCAGATAGACAGAAAGAAACCATCAACTTCAtcaaggatttttttttcttttcaaaattaaCTACAGTGCAAATGAGGTCAACCGAATATTCAGTAGATCCCAGAAATGCAATGTTAAATTATCTCGTGATCAACGAGATCGAACTACGGATTTACCGTATTGGAGTTATCCCTCAAGTGTCACTAGTCCAAGATCCATTCTTCATCAAGGATTGTATATTAACAAGAGTCAAGAGTAGGATGAAAACTCGAAAAGTTTTACAAAAGAACGACTAGATCTGTACAGATTCATCGTTCGCACAGAATATAATACATTTCAAATAACCACAAAGGTTAAGGCGCAAGAACTTAACCATGATATGTAATGTAAGCATCATATGATACaaataaccaaaccaaacaaaaaaaaagagagaagtttGTAATCCTTATCCACCTTCTTACATTGCTGACTTAATTGCAGTGTGAGTGAACAGTTGGATGAAAATGTTTGGGGGCTAGAGACAGAAATGATCCATCATGTGAAAGACGACATCTTTACCATCAGAATGTAACCAATATGTCTTCACCTACACATGCCAAAACCATTCTGTAAAGATGCTGTTTAAACACACACCAATGCGTTAAGAGTACACCTATTATCAAACTTACCTGAATGGTATTATGAGCTACATATCGTTGCTTGCTATTGTGAAAGCTTACATCTACTCGTTCCCAAGATAGTTGACCGAGCCCATGTAGCATTTCCTCTATgttccacacaaaaaaaaaaagagagggtaAAGTTTGTGACGCTTACGAATACAAAGAAGACTATACAGAGTCAAGTgaagaagaaacaaaccttCAAGATCAGTGTTTTCATCTTTTACTACTGTAGAGGTTGACTTGCAACTACCATTATCCACATCTCCATGTTCTACATATACAATGTGTGGATAGTTTGGATCAGTTGCTAGAAGATTTGGCTGTAAGATGAGACAATAAACAAGGGTTACTGATAAATCCCAGACTGTGCATAAGATTAAGTTGTAAATGGATTACCTTTGGGAGCTCATTTGGACGGCGAATAGAAGATGTCCTCCATCCAACCATGTCTGTGTAGTCTAGTAAAGGCAAACACTGTCTCTTGTAAAACTAAAGAAAAGCGAAAAAACCATTCACCTAATGATTTATTCAGGAAAGGATACAATCGAAGTTCACGTTTGCATAAGCCACACGCCGTTTGAAAGCATTTAAAGCCGATCTGTTGAGGTCATTAAGTAGCATATGAGTAGTGCACATCTCAATATGCAAGTCACCAATTGAAAAACACAGAGAGGCAGAAGCATATTTACATGAATTTGAAGTTAAAAGAATCAGTAGCCATCCGGATAAGAAGTGGGAGATTCCCATCATCATTGTCCACCAGAAACAAATGCTTTCCGGTCCTCCCAGCAGCCAAGTGTGCGGTTTGGGATGCTGTTCTTTCAAGAAAAGGAAGGCCACAGAGAATCGGGAACTGAAGGAAGTGAAAAACAGAAGACAAGAGTAAGTATGTCACACAGAAACTTCTGATCTCTACACAGACCTTACAGAAACATAAGACCTAGACACATCATCAATTTCAAGTCACCTGTCTATGTCCCCTGGAACCAAGATGAGGCGTTGCGAAAGTTATAAAGTTCATAGGTTCTAACCCAGCTATTTCGCCGCTCTTGGCCTTTGAAGGAGAGTCAGAAGAGTTGGCTTCACCAGGCTTTTCATACAGCTTCCCTACGGCATATCTTGCAACAAGACCTCCTAACGAATGAGCCACAAACGAGATCTTCTTCAACCCATTCCTGTTCTTAATAACAGACAAAAcctgaaagaaacaaaacatcaaCAAGCAAATAAGCACACTCAACGTTGCAGAGAAGAGAAACAACACTCCCAAATACCTCATTAGCCAGCCTTTCACCCATCATATCAACACCATCAAACGTCAAGGTTGCACTATTACTCTCACTACCTGCTCAGTTCCATCGAAAGTCAACAACTTTCTTCATCACAACATTATCCTATCCATCACTataggtttaaaaaaaaaaacactcacgGTGCACAAGTACTTTGTCCGGGAACTTCTTCACGAACTGCTCCGCCGCATACTTCCAATCCGCCGAACTAAATCATGATACGGTCAAACTCTTTAAACCCCACAAGACTCTAATCTGAAACCCATTTCAAAGTTAGATGCTTTACCTTCCGATGATACCGTTCACCATGACCACCAAGTGATCCGGCTTCTCTGAAGACTCCACGAACAGATCCTCTCCGCCGCTGTCCTTCTCCGTCTTCACCTCCCTTGTGCTATGCTTCGCCGCAAAGCAACCGATTCCGAGGCGCTTCATCAACTCCATACGATCGAGATTCTTGTGTCGAGCGCGAAATCGGAGCTGGAGCTGGTGTTGACCAAGCGGAAGAAATCGAGGAGAAGAAGGAATCGAATCTGGGATGGAGATTTGGAGTGTGGAGAAGGAGGCAATCATGTGGAAGTAAAAGACAGCTTTTTGATTAGCGAAATTGACAAAAAGTCGCTCATTTTTTTCCACGGCGGAGAGACGTTACCATTTGCGGAGGCGCTAAGGAACAGTGACGGTGACACCTGTTAACTCTTTgtcaaaactttattttatttaaacggCTTTATATTACTAGTATTTATATGAGTAGTAAAGTTAGTTAATTGGAATAGATTATCATTAGACAAATTGATCACACAGTAGAGAAAATCTGGGATTTAATTTGTATAATAATGTAGGGAGTGATTGGTTGTAGCCGTAGATGCtctaaaaagttaaaatttagtttaaaaCCATACATGTCAATCAATCAtgattcttttcttttaaaaagttcAAGCAAAAATAtttctgaaattttaaaaaatgttataaaaagttttatttctagaacaaaaaatatagttttacaaagTTACAATAAATAAATCTACAACTACTCACAGTTCTTACCAATCAGCAATAAAATATGTGatggaaaaagaaaataagtGGAGTTTTGATTTTATGGCTTTTAATAAGACTTATTTTTGAATTCACTCCGTATGGTTTCAACAACCAATAgacttttgttattttatatttgattttttttttcaaaaaaacaacaaaatatgatcaaattatattatgtttttttaataaaaaggtaaaaaataaataaaaaatagagtagttacaaaaaagtttaaaaaatatttttttaacatcgTCAGAagaaccctaaactctaaatcataaaTCCTAAGCTCTAGGATAAACCTTAAactcttggataaatcataaaatctaaataaaaacactaaacactaaagttttatccaagagtttagggttacccaaggtttagggtttacccaaaagtttagggtttagtgttttgtaactattgttttttttttaactttttttttaaaacataatataacttcataatattttatttgtttttctagaagatatcgaatatgaaataatgaaatcttaTTGATTGGTGAACCTAGAGATTCACTATGCGGAGTGAATCCAAGAATAACTCTTTTGATAAACATGTGCACAATAGCATTTGCAATATGGCGTCGTTTGAATAAAATAAGGTATGAACTAAAAACTATAGCTTTGACTGGTATAAATCAACTATATTGTAGAATAttcaaatctatatatataaagttagcTTGTCTGGCTGCTCCTGCTGCCACGTCACTCTGGAGAGAGGGGCGTTTTGCGCCACGTGTCGCCTAAACAAGCACTCTACGAAACCAATTTGTCGTGTCCTTTGCGTTATTGAATTGGGcttctgttttgtttcttttgcatTCTTTAATTGGGGTTTTTTAATTTCCAGGTCCGTATATCATGTGCTATACCAGAAAGTGAGGTTTTCATTATAGCTTTTGTAGACCCGATGAAGCCGTCTTCCATAAACATCTGAAACGCCTTAGATTCCCATTAATTCCCACCCTCCTCCACTACGCAGCATTAAATCAAGCTTGGACTCTTCATATGTAAACGGCCAAAACTTTCCTATAAATTGGTATCGTTGTATAGATGAAAACACCAAATCTAGGAGAACTACAAGTATCATATCTTCTAATTACCAGCTCCAACAATGGCGAATTCCTTCACACTACTTGCTGATTTGATAGCCGGACGATGTTCAACCACAACCAAGTTTCGTCTTCTTAGGTTTTGATGGGTGTTGATATGCTACTCATTGACGAGAAGGTAATCACTCCTAATTTTTGTTAACGCTTTCAAGATGCCAGTTTTACATATCTGATTTTTTTCCATTTGCTTGTCTGCAACAGTCAAAGCTTATGTAGGGATCCGTGAGTGCGAACCCTCTCAGCTTCTTCAGGGAGCGTTTCAGTAACAACAATTTCTGATTGTCTGATGCTCCCCTCGCCATTGATAGCACTTCATTTTAAGAGAATGTACGGATTCGCCGCGTCTTTGGCCGCTGGTTTGCTGCTCATGTTTCTGGTAATGATCAATTTCACATATCCAGTGCCTTACCATGAATTGAATTGGAATGATCCTGTGGCCAATCTGTAATAAGTAATTCAtgtttcctttcttcttctgcaATCCGTGATCGTATTTGTCATCCCCATCAAGTTTGTGCTGCTCTTCACATTTGCAAATGAGAAGGTATGTTTTGCCTGGCAGCCGACAAGAACTTGCTGTTTTTTGTCTTAAAAACATTTGTTGAGATTTAGTTCTTGAGTTCAATAGGGATTGAATGATTCCTGTGGTCATTTCTCTCAAAATCGTTCCTTTATTGTGTTTTTTTGGGTGAGTTACGACTACATGTTAACTGGGAGATCACAATAACCAGTTAGATGACCTTGacgttgttttttttctttggcagCACAGTCTTCCTCATGGGACCTGAGCAACAGATAAATATGATGTTCGTATCTACGCTACCTCTATCTATGTCAGATGCATCCTTCTTGCACTCATTTTGCGCTCTCTTGGTAACTTCTTTCTCCCCATCTCTCTCATACAATGTTTATTATCCAAAGCTAGATCTAACCTTAGTTAAATCTGCAAGGTCTGCAACTTTGTTATTTCCCCAAATATTTCTCAGCTTGAAACTTCATCATTTCTTGTCTCATGTAGATCCACAGCAAGATTTTGACAGTGATTGCGATCCTATGCAAGACTTGTGCACTTATGTGGTAAGTTCACTGCTCTATATTCAACCCTAAACAGGATTTGTTTCTACAATGTTCTGAAGATTATTCTTAGAACCTTTTCGGATCCAACAACTTCTTGATTTACACGATGGTAATAATGGCAGGTACAGCCTCAGTTATATTCCATTTACGCGAAGAATGGTCTCTGAAATAATGATCTGTCTCTGTGATAACGAGCTATAGTACACAAACTCGCATTTTACTGGTCTCGAGAATTTGAgagatgatttaaaaaaaaaaattgtttgaccTGATGAGGTGGTTTGCGCATGAATCAAAAGTAACGCAactggagttttttttttttgagggcTTGAAGCTCTTGCGTGTGTTTACTTCTATTACTTCAAGGTCTTTTGCAGTCACTTGACATTTGTTTGATAAGAGATTACTTTCATATAATCCCTCGGAGTTCTCATTTTACCCATCCCTTTTATAcagtttatatttttggttcATACACAATACCCTGTAATATGCTTttctcttcaaaaaaaaaaatatgcttAATCTTTTACTACTCTATGGTTCAACTTTCCTAATAAAAAGAAGTGAAGACAATAAAGCCTAGATACTAGATAGGCCTTTCT comes from the Brassica rapa cultivar Chiifu-401-42 chromosome A01, CAAS_Brap_v3.01, whole genome shotgun sequence genome and includes:
- the LOC103863494 gene encoding protein GLUTAMINE DUMPER 2, with amino-acid sequence MALTTQSFLPHHFITKTKKQKTFLLFTLNKHMQTMEGRQYYQNPEGNNHSSSMVVPHSPWHSPVPYLFGGLAAMLALIAFSLLILACSYWRLTGSAERDLEAGDDAKPEGDTHKTKTTELPEKFLVIMAGDVKPTYLATPANRSEQSCTCGDHKEEAGSNQVLRQSTGT
- the LOC103863504 gene encoding uncharacterized protein LOC103863504, giving the protein MIASFSTLQISIPDSIPSSPRFLPLGQHQLQLRFRARHKNLDRMELMKRLGIGCFAAKHSTREVKTEKDSGGEDLFVESSEKPDHLVVMVNGIIGSSADWKYAAEQFVKKFPDKVLVHRSESNSATLTFDGVDMMGERLANEVLSVIKNRNGLKKISFVAHSLGGLVARYAVGKLYEKPGEANSSDSPSKAKSGEIAGLEPMNFITFATPHLGSRGHRQFPILCGLPFLERTASQTAHLAAGRTGKHLFLVDNDDGNLPLLIRMATDSFNFKFISALNAFKRRVAYANVNFDYMVGWRTSSIRRPNELPKPNLLATDPNYPHIVYVEHGDVDNGSCKSTSTVVKDENTDLEEEMLHGLGQLSWERVDVSFHNSKQRYVAHNTIQVKTYWLHSDGKDVVFHMMDHFCL
- the LOC103863513 gene encoding vesicle transport protein SFT2B-like — encoded protein: MRSTVFLMGPEQQINMMFVSTLPLSMSDASFLHSFCALLIHSKILTVIAILCKTCALMWYSLSYIPFTRRMVSEIMICLCDNEL